One Rossellomorea aquimaris DNA window includes the following coding sequences:
- a CDS encoding PrkA family serine protein kinase, producing the protein MDILKKIEHYREEEEKLKWEGTFAQYLDLLKEKPWVGQSAHSRVFNMIKDAGVDEVEGKRKYKFFSNQLFGLEEALERLVEEYFHPAAKRLDVRKRILLLMGPVSGGKSTLVSMLKRGLEQYSRTERGGVFSIKGCPMHEDPLHLIPQHLREDFYNEYGIRIEGNLSPLNTMRLEKEYHGRIEDVQVERVFFSEDKRVGIGTFSPSDPKSQDIADLTGSIDFSTIAEFGSESDPRAYRFDGELNKANRGLMEFQEMLKCDEKFLWHLLSLTQEGNFKAGRFALISADELIVAHTNETEYRSFISNKKNEALHSRIIVMPVPYNLKVTQEEKIYEKMINESDVSNVHVAPHTLRVAAMFTIMTRLKEPKRGDIDLIKKMRLYDGENVEGFNSADVDEMKKEYQDEGMSGIDPRYVINRISSTIIRKEIPTINALDVLRALKEGLDQHPSITNELRDKYLNFISLARKEYDDIAKKEVQKAFVYSYEESAKTLMDNYLDNVEAYCNKAKLHDPLTGEEINPDEKLMRSIEEQIGISENAKKAFREEILIRISAYARKGKRFDYNSHDRLREAIQKKLFADLKDVVKITTSSKTPDEQQLKKVNEVVARLIDEHGYNSTSANELLRYVGSLLNR; encoded by the coding sequence ATGGATATTTTAAAAAAAATCGAACATTACCGAGAAGAAGAAGAGAAACTGAAATGGGAAGGGACGTTTGCTCAGTATTTAGACCTGCTGAAAGAGAAGCCTTGGGTTGGGCAATCCGCTCATTCAAGAGTCTTTAATATGATCAAGGATGCCGGTGTTGATGAGGTCGAGGGGAAAAGAAAGTATAAATTCTTCAGCAATCAATTATTTGGCTTAGAAGAGGCGCTGGAAAGACTCGTTGAAGAATACTTTCATCCTGCTGCGAAGCGGTTAGATGTCAGGAAGAGAATCTTGTTACTGATGGGGCCGGTCAGTGGAGGGAAATCAACCCTTGTTTCCATGCTGAAACGCGGGTTGGAGCAATATTCCCGGACTGAAAGAGGAGGCGTCTTTTCAATCAAAGGCTGCCCGATGCACGAAGATCCATTGCATTTGATTCCTCAACATTTACGCGAAGATTTTTACAACGAGTATGGCATTCGCATTGAAGGAAATCTCTCTCCGTTAAATACTATGCGTTTGGAGAAAGAATATCATGGCCGCATAGAAGACGTTCAGGTCGAAAGAGTCTTTTTCTCTGAAGATAAACGTGTAGGAATTGGTACGTTCAGTCCATCCGATCCAAAATCACAGGATATTGCCGATTTAACAGGAAGTATCGACTTCTCCACGATTGCAGAATTTGGTTCTGAATCAGATCCACGTGCATACCGATTTGATGGTGAATTAAATAAAGCAAACCGTGGATTGATGGAATTCCAGGAAATGCTGAAGTGTGATGAAAAGTTCTTATGGCACTTATTATCCCTTACTCAGGAAGGAAACTTCAAGGCAGGACGGTTTGCACTGATTTCGGCTGATGAGCTGATTGTGGCCCATACGAATGAAACTGAGTATCGATCCTTCATTTCAAATAAAAAGAATGAAGCCTTACACTCACGTATTATCGTCATGCCGGTGCCTTATAACCTGAAGGTCACCCAGGAAGAGAAAATATATGAGAAAATGATCAACGAAAGTGATGTGTCCAATGTACATGTGGCTCCTCATACGTTACGGGTAGCTGCGATGTTCACCATTATGACCCGATTAAAGGAACCAAAACGCGGAGACATTGATCTGATTAAAAAAATGCGATTATACGACGGTGAAAATGTCGAAGGTTTTAACTCCGCAGATGTGGATGAAATGAAGAAGGAATACCAGGATGAAGGAATGAGCGGAATCGATCCGCGTTATGTCATCAACCGGATTTCGTCTACGATCATTCGAAAAGAGATCCCGACCATTAACGCTTTAGACGTTCTTCGGGCATTGAAAGAAGGACTGGATCAACATCCATCAATTACGAATGAACTTCGTGATAAGTATTTGAACTTTATCTCCCTCGCCCGAAAGGAATATGATGATATCGCCAAGAAAGAAGTTCAAAAAGCCTTCGTGTACTCATATGAAGAGTCTGCGAAAACGCTTATGGATAACTATCTTGATAACGTCGAAGCATACTGCAATAAGGCAAAGCTTCATGATCCATTAACCGGTGAAGAAATCAATCCGGATGAAAAGCTGATGCGTTCCATTGAAGAACAAATCGGTATTTCAGAAAATGCGAAGAAAGCATTCCGTGAAGAAATCCTTATCCGTATCTCTGCCTATGCCCGTAAAGGAAAGCGATTTGACTACAATTCACATGATCGCTTGAGAGAAGCCATTCAGAAGAAGCTATTCGCTGACTTGAAGGACGTTGTGAAAATCACGACATCATCGAAAACGCCAGACGAACAGCAGCTGAAGAAAGTCAACGAAGTGGTTGCCCGCCTCATCGATGAACATGGCTACAATTCAACATCCGCTAATGAATTACTGCGCTATGTGGGCAGCCTGTTGAATCGTTAA